In the Leguminivora glycinivorella isolate SPB_JAAS2020 chromosome 14, LegGlyc_1.1, whole genome shotgun sequence genome, one interval contains:
- the LOC125233312 gene encoding zinc finger protein 69 homolog B-like isoform X2 — MCSKTFFDKQPFIDHMDSHSTDRKYKCKECGLALKTQLTLRKHMHVVHSGVKKYACTVCNKTFKISWSLKVHMRTHTKERPYPCRFCAMRFARSHHLMRHERTIHKCMKAE, encoded by the exons ATGTGTTCCAAAACTTTTTTCGACAAACAACCATTTATTGATCATATGGA CTCGCACTCCACTGACCGGAAGTACAAGTGCAAGGAGTGCGGCCTGGCTCTCAAGACGCAGTTGACGCTTCGGAAACACATGCACGTGGTCCACAGCGGCGTCAAGAAGTACGCCTGTACAGTGTGCAACAAGACCTTCAAGATATCATG GAGCCTAAAAGTGCACATGCGAACACACACGAAGGAGAGGCCGTATCCGTGCCGATTCTGCGCGATGCGCTTCGCGCGCTCGCACCACCTCATGCGTCACGAACGCACCATACACAAGTGTATGAAAGCCGAGTGA
- the LOC125233312 gene encoding zinc finger protein 431-like isoform X1 has protein sequence MIQCELCPKLFNTHSGRIRHYRTIHLGLPDVRKSVCDICNKEFADLKTHVKIKHNQESLPYGCVSCERRYLCRSALEKHMAKHVGVSELPYECDICKRRFRFKNIVSKHIRKYHLNEKNYQCEMCSKTFFDKQPFIDHMDSHSTDRKYKCKECGLALKTQLTLRKHMHVVHSGVKKYACTVCNKTFKISWSLKVHMRTHTKERPYPCRFCAMRFARSHHLMRHERTIHKCMKAE, from the exons ATGATCCAGTGTGAGCTTTGCCCGAAGCTCTTCAATACCCACTCAGGTCGAATCAGACATTACCGGACCATCCATTTAGGTTTACCAGATGTGAGAAAATCTGTATGTGACATTTGTAATAAAGAGTTTGCAGATCTGAAGACACATGTAAAGATAAAGCACAATCAGGAAAGTTTACCTTATGGCTGTGTCTCATGTGAGCGCCGGTATTTGTGCCGCTCGGCTCTCGAGAAACACATGGCCAAGCATGTTGGAGTGTCTGAGCTCCCATATGAGTGTGATATATGTAAAAGAAGGTTCCGCTTTAAGAATATTGTCTCAAAACACAT ACGCAAGTACCATTTAAACGAAAAGAATTATCAATGTGAAATGTGTTCCAAAACTTTTTTCGACAAACAACCATTTATTGATCATATGGA CTCGCACTCCACTGACCGGAAGTACAAGTGCAAGGAGTGCGGCCTGGCTCTCAAGACGCAGTTGACGCTTCGGAAACACATGCACGTGGTCCACAGCGGCGTCAAGAAGTACGCCTGTACAGTGTGCAACAAGACCTTCAAGATATCATG GAGCCTAAAAGTGCACATGCGAACACACACGAAGGAGAGGCCGTATCCGTGCCGATTCTGCGCGATGCGCTTCGCGCGCTCGCACCACCTCATGCGTCACGAACGCACCATACACAAGTGTATGAAAGCCGAGTGA